Below is a genomic region from Gemmatimonadota bacterium.
GAAGACCCTCGACATGTTGCGCAGCGACCAGCCGGCGCGCGTGGCCACCAATTCGACCCGGCCGACTGTCGCCAAGATGAGCCTCCGCGCCGGGCAGCGGCTGCTGGTCCTCGATGCCGACACGGCGGCGCGCGCGACCTTCGCCGCACTGCCCGCCGGTGTCGAACGCGTCAGTCGAGCGGCCACGGCCAACGCCGACGTGGTGGTCCTCTACGCCCTCACGGCCGAGGCACTCGCACGCCGGCTCCCGACGGCCCTCAAGGCGCTCGTCGCTGGCGGCACGCTCTGGGTGGCGTACCCGAAGCAGTCGTCCGGCCGCGCCACGACGCTCACCCGCGACCATGGCTGGGCTGCGGTACACTTCCGGCTGGCGCGGCATCAACCTGATCGCCTTCGACGACCACTGGTCTGGAGAGAAATGTCGCCATGGTGACCCACGCTACCCGATCGGACCCTTCG
It encodes:
- a CDS encoding YdeI/OmpD-associated family protein; protein product: MTSPRPPLAEPSDLRAALRAEPALRKVFSALAYTHQREHIEALLTAKKPETRARRLAKTLDMLRSDQPARVATNSTRPTVAKMSLRAGQRLLVLDADTAARATFAALPAGVERVSRAATANADVVVLYALTAEALARRLPTALKALVAGGTLWVAYPKQSSGRATTLTRDHGWAAVHFRLARHQPDRLRRPLVWREMSPW